In the Pedosphaera parvula Ellin514 genome, TTCTGAACATTTCTTAGCTTCTGGCGTTGCACCTCGTGTTAATGCCCGGCTTCTGGGAGGATGACAGATCCACTCATTCAATCCACCAGTTGAATTGAGCAGAATGAATGCGAGCTTATAATGTGAGCGCCGGAGAGCCACGTAGCTCGGCCCGGTCAAAAAAAACGAAAGCAGTCAAATCTGGAGGACAATTATTTATGAAAGGTGAAGTGGAAATCACAGGACCGGAGTTAGGCCTCGTTCTTGGCACCCGATTGGCCCTCGGTCTCGGGCTTGGGCTGCTGGTTGCCAATGCCTTTTCTTCGGCAGAAAAGCGCTCGGCTGTCGGCGGAACATTATTGGCGGCCGGCCTCTTTGCGGGTGGATGTGTTGGGATGCAAGTTTTCGGAAGGCCACGTCCATTTAAGATCGCATTTGGAACCGATAAACCCGTCTCCGGACGCCGTTCAGAATCAGAGCAACGCGTAGGTGCAGCCAATCCAATGCCCGATATATGAGCGTTCAAGTTTACGGATGTAACCATGTCGCCATCGAAGTGGACGACGTGGAAAAGGCGGTGGCGTTTTACCAGGACGTATTTAATCTCCAAAAACTCGACGAGGGCGAAGGCGATGCATTTTTCAAGCTCGGCGAGCATCAGTTCCTCGCCATCTTCGAAGTCGGGGAGATGAAGCCGGACCGCGTGAGACATTTTGGAATCATGGTGCGCAATGAGAAGCAGCTTGCCGAAGTGCGGGAGAAGATCACCAAAAAATACGGACTGAAATTGAATCCAGGTTTCCGCTGCGACTTTCACGATCCGTTCGGCAATCGAATTCAAGTCGTGGACCTCCACGACGAATCACTGGTCTGGCTCCTGCCATATCAGGAAGTGCAAAAGGCTGGAATCAGGTTTTCGGATTAAACGCCTTCGCACCATTTCTGGTCGGCATTGGGGCTTTTACCTCGGTTGCTCTTCCACCTATATTCAAATCGAAAGCTCCTCATTTCCGGTGAATGACGACTCCCTCCATTCCTCTTCCCGCCCCACTGGCGTGCCTCCGACGGCCGTGGGCAGACTTCCGACAATCTGTTGGCCAACTACGAGGTGTGTCGTCCCAGGCTTGCAATAAACCGAAAAACAGGGAAAGTCTCCTCAACCGACAAAATCAAAATCATGGAAGAACCGGAAGTCCCAACCGAACATTTGCACGAAGAGATGCATCATGAAGCCGAGCACAGCGGCAGACGCTGGATACTCGGCGTCGCCCTCAGTTCTGCCCTGCTCGCCAGCCTGGCCGCCGTGGCTTCCCTGAGCGCGGGCCATTACGCCAACGAAGCCATGATTTCCCAGATCGAATCCGCCAACCAATGGAGCTACTTCCAATCCAAGAGCATCAAGGAAGCGCAACTCAACAGCAAAATGGAAATCCTCGCCGCCCTCGGCAAACCCACCTCAGACGGCGACAAAACCAAGGTGGGCGAATACAAGGCCGACAAGGAATCCATCCAGACAAAAGCCGAAGCCCTCGAGAAGGAAGCCAAACATTTTCTTAGAACCCATCAATTCCTCGCCCGCAGCGTCACCATGTTCCAGGTCGCCATCGCCATCGGCGCCATCTCCGTCCTCACCAAAAAACGCAAATTCTGGTGGGTCAGCCTCGGCTTCGGCGTCGTGGGAC is a window encoding:
- a CDS encoding DUF4337 domain-containing protein, translating into MEEPEVPTEHLHEEMHHEAEHSGRRWILGVALSSALLASLAAVASLSAGHYANEAMISQIESANQWSYFQSKSIKEAQLNSKMEILAALGKPTSDGDKTKVGEYKADKESIQTKAEALEKEAKHFLRTHQFLARSVTMFQVAIAIGAISVLTKKRKFWWVSLGFGVVGLCFLAQSWLAIYSH
- a CDS encoding VOC family protein; this encodes MSVQVYGCNHVAIEVDDVEKAVAFYQDVFNLQKLDEGEGDAFFKLGEHQFLAIFEVGEMKPDRVRHFGIMVRNEKQLAEVREKITKKYGLKLNPGFRCDFHDPFGNRIQVVDLHDESLVWLLPYQEVQKAGIRFSD